In the genome of Acidobacteriota bacterium, one region contains:
- a CDS encoding HEAT repeat domain-containing protein has protein sequence MSPGPRLLLPAILVCAAVGAPSAQAQWQDVIRNLRHPKAAVRLEAVETLGNAGYVGAIEPVAPLVNDPDDRVQAAALEAELAFFLTERVSGGGARVLSLGGGRSRAQQAFEHGPLLRTATPAPPVLVDALIAAMRDENARVRFDAIHVLGFVAEPPLAAAQVAGVADGLDHYDPVMRMAAARVIGRLRLRDAAGKLTEALADSNATVRAFAVEAVGLLREEKALFTLRDLLERGRGDRATLLLAVARIAAPQDLALLRAELGDRQPFARRAAAEGLGRLADTESLPAIERLFKEDRSNEVRLAAAFALQRLGQTQSHVIASMLASEELRMQAWPYLFELGPDAAPGVRAALSSAVDSRYRADLIQMLGYLGTRDDVPLIEKFLVDRDQRLVRAATSATLRLRGR, from the coding sequence ATGAGCCCTGGTCCCCGGCTGCTCCTCCCGGCGATCCTCGTGTGCGCGGCCGTCGGCGCGCCGTCGGCCCAAGCGCAATGGCAGGACGTCATTCGCAACCTTCGTCATCCGAAAGCCGCGGTGCGGCTCGAGGCCGTCGAGACGCTCGGCAACGCCGGCTACGTCGGCGCGATCGAGCCGGTCGCGCCGCTCGTCAACGATCCTGACGATCGCGTGCAGGCCGCGGCGCTCGAGGCGGAGCTGGCGTTCTTCCTGACCGAGCGCGTGAGCGGCGGCGGAGCGCGCGTGCTGAGCCTCGGCGGAGGCCGGAGCCGCGCGCAGCAGGCTTTCGAGCACGGGCCGCTGCTGCGCACGGCGACGCCGGCGCCGCCCGTGCTCGTCGACGCGCTCATCGCCGCCATGCGCGACGAGAACGCCCGCGTGCGCTTCGACGCCATCCACGTGCTCGGCTTCGTCGCCGAGCCGCCGCTCGCCGCGGCGCAGGTCGCCGGCGTGGCCGATGGGCTGGATCACTACGATCCGGTGATGCGCATGGCCGCCGCGCGCGTCATCGGCCGCCTGCGTCTGCGCGACGCAGCCGGCAAGCTCACCGAGGCCCTCGCCGACTCGAATGCGACGGTGCGCGCGTTCGCGGTCGAAGCCGTCGGCCTGCTGCGCGAGGAGAAGGCGCTCTTCACGCTGCGCGACCTGCTCGAGCGTGGCCGCGGCGACCGGGCGACGCTGCTGCTCGCCGTCGCGCGCATCGCCGCGCCGCAGGACCTGGCGCTGCTGCGGGCAGAGCTCGGCGACCGCCAGCCGTTCGCGCGCCGCGCCGCGGCCGAGGGGCTGGGGCGTCTGGCGGACACCGAGTCGCTCCCCGCGATCGAACGGCTGTTCAAGGAGGACCGGTCCAACGAGGTCCGCCTCGCCGCGGCCTTCGCGCTGCAGCGCCTCGGACAGACGCAGTCGCACGTGATCGCGTCCATGCTGGCGAGCGAGGAGCTGCGGATGCAGGCATGGCCCTATCTGTTCGAGCTCGGCCCAGACGCCGCGCCGGGGGTGCGCGCCGCGCTGAGTTCCGCGGTCGACAGCCGGTACCGCGCCGATCTGATCCAGATGCTCGGCTACCTCGGCACGCGAGACGACGTGCCGCTCATCGAGAAGTTCCTGGTCGATCGCGACCAGCGCCTCGTGCGCGCTGCCACGAGCGCGACACTGCGATTGAGAGGGCGGTGA
- a CDS encoding rRNA pseudouridine synthase, producing MRLNKILSVAGVASRRAADDLIRQGRVEVNGHVVTALGTQADPAHDDIRVDGRRLRREAPERRYLLLNKPRGVVSTRTDPQRRPTVIDLLARAGVTGYFYPVGRLDFDSEGLLLLTNDGDFAERVTHPRYELERTYEAEVEGAPDDRDLERLRRGIVVDGRRTLPATVTHLRTVNTRHGQSTLLHITLREGRNRQVRRMCDAIAHPIVRLRRIRIGPIEDRRLKPGQLRDLTPAEVKALTR from the coding sequence TTGAGGCTGAACAAGATCCTGTCGGTCGCCGGCGTCGCGTCGCGGCGCGCGGCGGACGACCTGATCCGTCAGGGACGCGTCGAGGTCAACGGCCACGTCGTCACCGCGCTCGGCACGCAGGCCGATCCGGCGCACGACGACATTCGCGTCGACGGCCGCCGGCTCCGGCGTGAGGCGCCCGAGCGGCGCTACCTGCTGCTCAACAAGCCGCGCGGCGTGGTCAGCACGCGCACCGACCCGCAGCGGCGTCCGACCGTCATCGACCTGCTGGCGCGCGCGGGCGTGACCGGCTACTTCTATCCGGTGGGCCGCCTCGACTTCGATTCCGAAGGCCTCTTGCTCCTGACCAACGACGGCGATTTCGCCGAGCGCGTGACGCACCCGCGCTATGAGCTCGAACGGACCTACGAAGCCGAGGTCGAGGGCGCGCCGGACGATCGCGACCTCGAACGCTTGCGCCGTGGCATCGTCGTCGACGGCCGGCGGACGCTGCCGGCAACGGTCACCCACCTGCGGACGGTGAACACGCGGCACGGGCAGAGCACGTTGCTGCACATCACGCTCCGCGAGGGGCGGAACCGCCAGGTCCGACGGATGTGCGACGCCATCGCGCACCCGATCGTCCGGCTGCGCCGGATCCGCATCGGCCCGATCGAGGATCGGCGCCTGAAGCCGGGACAGCTCCGCGATCTCACGCCCGCGGAGGTGAAGGCCCTGACGCGGTGA
- a CDS encoding trypsin-like peptidase domain-containing protein has translation MRRTSLLFGIVLLLLTAGFFGGLVVASRLNPPESERAAASTSPAPAASREASPDVQAARPAPLPAGGALPDLSPVAEAALKVAANISSTNLVQRRSPWPFFFDDTQVMRSQSLGSGVIVSPDGLILTNTHVIGDPRADVRVTLADGRERPATIVGVDYLSDLTVLKVQATALPTLSWGDSSKLRVAEWVLAIGNPFQMNGTVTLGIVSAVSRTQGGAYTDFIQTDAAINPGNSGGALINARGELVGINTQIVSETGGFQGIGLAIPSNLARQIMQELVKNGSVSWGSIGYVRLVDPDTARQYGWGNIGGLLVYQIQNTSAAYRGGLRPEDVIVSFNGQKTPDIQTLDRLVAQARPGERATVVVDRNGRQITLEIPIESRQQQRLLRRQ, from the coding sequence ATGCGCAGAACCAGCCTGCTCTTCGGGATCGTCCTGCTATTGCTGACCGCCGGGTTCTTCGGCGGCCTGGTGGTGGCGAGCCGGCTCAATCCCCCGGAGTCCGAGCGCGCGGCGGCCTCGACCTCTCCGGCCCCCGCCGCCAGCCGCGAGGCATCGCCGGACGTGCAGGCCGCACGCCCGGCACCGCTGCCGGCGGGCGGCGCGCTGCCGGATCTGTCGCCAGTCGCCGAGGCGGCGCTGAAGGTGGCCGCCAACATCTCGTCCACGAACCTCGTCCAGCGACGCAGCCCGTGGCCGTTCTTCTTCGACGACACGCAGGTGATGCGATCGCAGAGCCTCGGCTCTGGCGTGATCGTCTCGCCGGACGGCCTGATCCTCACGAACACGCACGTCATCGGCGATCCGCGTGCCGACGTCCGCGTGACGCTGGCCGACGGCCGCGAACGCCCTGCCACCATCGTCGGCGTCGACTACCTGAGCGACCTCACGGTGCTGAAGGTGCAGGCCACCGCGTTGCCCACGCTGTCGTGGGGCGACTCGAGCAAGCTGCGCGTGGCCGAGTGGGTGCTCGCCATCGGCAACCCGTTCCAGATGAACGGCACGGTCACGCTGGGCATCGTGTCGGCCGTCAGCCGGACGCAGGGCGGCGCCTACACGGACTTCATCCAGACCGACGCGGCCATCAATCCGGGGAACTCGGGCGGCGCGCTGATCAACGCGCGCGGGGAGCTGGTCGGCATCAACACGCAGATCGTCTCGGAGACCGGCGGCTTCCAGGGCATCGGGCTGGCGATCCCGTCGAATCTGGCGCGACAGATCATGCAGGAGCTCGTCAAGAACGGTTCCGTGTCGTGGGGGTCGATCGGATACGTCCGGCTGGTCGATCCCGACACCGCCAGACAGTACGGCTGGGGCAACATCGGCGGGCTGCTCGTCTATCAGATCCAGAACACGTCGGCGGCGTACCGCGGCGGGCTGCGGCCGGAAGATGTCATCGTGAGCTTCAACGGCCAGAAGACACCAGACATCCAGACGCTCGATCGCCTCGTCGCCCAGGCGCGCCCCGGGGAGCGGGCCACGGTCGTGGTCGATCGGAACGGCCGTCAGATCACGCTCGAGATCCCTATCGAAAGCCGCCAGCAACAGCGGCTGCTGCGCCGCCAGTGA
- the uvrC gene encoding excinuclease ABC subunit UvrC, whose protein sequence is MAIEDLKSQIARLPEQPGVYLFLGAEGETLYVGKARVLRDRVRSYLAAHGTSPRHDVLLRDAATLEVIVTDSVVEALALENRLIKQRNPRFNILLRDDKTYPYLQLTVTERAPRLLVARRVERDGNVYAGPFMPAAVARRTMGLAHRLFGIRSCNEIIDGRRGRPCLEYDIHRCLAPCVDTICSIEEYGRAVEQARLLIEGRQDELIDNLRAEMIEAAARERFERAAHLRDAIRTIETLRDRHNKVEAPDLGDRDAFGVKTGRAGAVVQVFQVRRGRVCDRLELVSESRGDAALDEAEVLAAALQQFYADRAAPPDVHVPDTLEADDVTALEGWLSANAGRRVKVLVPKRGEKRGLLEMAARNAVIAYQAHFGDSAVSSYEALETLRAALQLPALPRRIECFDISTFQGQETVAAMVVCVDGRMRRGEYRKFRVRGLGPAGAGDGGRVLDDFASMRDVVFRRYRRVIDQGGPFPDLILIDGGKGQLGAAYDALAAIGLERLVAVGLAKQEELLFTRDRAEGLALPGASPALRLVQRIRDEAHRFAVTFHRRARSMRDFRSALDEVAGIGARRRKQLLTAFGSVAGVRRASRAELSAVVGAKAAEAVIRHFSGTDG, encoded by the coding sequence ATGGCCATCGAGGATCTCAAGAGCCAGATCGCCCGCCTGCCGGAGCAGCCCGGCGTGTACCTGTTCCTCGGCGCCGAGGGCGAGACGCTGTACGTCGGCAAGGCGCGCGTGCTCCGCGATCGGGTGCGCAGCTACCTGGCGGCGCACGGCACGAGCCCGCGGCACGACGTGCTGCTGCGCGACGCCGCGACGCTCGAGGTCATCGTCACCGACTCGGTCGTCGAGGCGCTCGCGCTCGAGAACCGGCTGATCAAGCAGCGCAATCCGCGCTTCAACATCCTGCTGCGCGACGACAAGACCTACCCGTACCTGCAGTTGACCGTCACCGAGCGCGCGCCGCGGCTGCTCGTCGCGCGGCGGGTGGAGCGCGACGGGAACGTCTACGCCGGCCCCTTCATGCCGGCCGCCGTGGCGCGCCGGACGATGGGGCTGGCGCATCGGTTGTTCGGGATCCGCTCCTGCAACGAGATCATCGACGGCCGCCGCGGCCGCCCGTGCCTGGAGTACGACATCCACCGCTGCCTGGCTCCCTGCGTCGACACGATCTGCTCGATCGAGGAGTACGGCCGAGCCGTCGAGCAGGCCCGGCTGCTGATCGAAGGGCGCCAGGACGAGCTCATCGACAATCTCCGCGCCGAGATGATCGAGGCCGCCGCGCGTGAGCGCTTCGAGCGCGCGGCGCACCTGCGCGACGCGATCCGCACGATCGAGACGCTGCGCGATCGGCACAACAAGGTGGAGGCGCCGGACCTCGGCGACCGCGACGCGTTCGGCGTGAAGACCGGCCGCGCTGGCGCCGTCGTCCAGGTCTTCCAGGTCCGCCGCGGTCGCGTCTGCGATCGGCTCGAGCTCGTCTCCGAATCGCGCGGCGACGCCGCGCTCGACGAGGCGGAAGTCCTGGCGGCCGCGCTCCAGCAGTTCTACGCCGACCGCGCCGCCCCGCCGGACGTGCACGTGCCGGACACGCTCGAGGCCGACGACGTGACGGCGCTCGAGGGGTGGCTGTCGGCGAACGCCGGCCGGCGCGTCAAGGTGCTGGTGCCGAAGCGCGGCGAGAAGCGCGGACTGCTCGAGATGGCCGCGCGCAACGCGGTGATCGCCTATCAGGCGCACTTCGGCGACAGCGCCGTCAGCTCGTACGAGGCGCTCGAGACGCTGCGCGCCGCGCTGCAGCTTCCGGCGCTGCCGCGCCGCATCGAGTGCTTCGACATCTCGACCTTCCAGGGGCAGGAGACCGTGGCCGCGATGGTCGTGTGCGTGGACGGGCGGATGCGCCGCGGTGAATACCGGAAGTTCCGGGTGCGCGGCCTTGGTCCGGCCGGCGCGGGCGACGGCGGGCGCGTGCTCGACGACTTCGCCTCGATGCGCGACGTGGTGTTCCGGCGCTACCGCCGCGTGATCGATCAGGGCGGGCCCTTTCCGGATCTCATCCTGATCGACGGCGGCAAGGGGCAGCTCGGCGCCGCGTATGACGCGCTGGCGGCGATTGGCCTCGAGCGGCTGGTCGCCGTCGGGCTCGCCAAACAGGAGGAGCTGCTCTTCACGCGGGATCGCGCCGAAGGACTGGCGCTGCCGGGCGCGTCGCCGGCGCTCAGGCTCGTCCAGCGGATCCGCGACGAGGCCCACCGGTTCGCCGTGACGTTTCATCGGCGCGCGCGGTCGATGCGCGACTTCCGATCGGCGCTCGACGAGGTGGCCGGGATTGGCGCGCGGCGGCGCAAGCAGTTGCTCACCGCCTTTGGCTCGGTGGCCGGCGTCCGGCGCGCCAGCCGCGCCGAGCTCTCGGCCGTCGTCGGCGCCAAGGCGGCCGAGGCGGTGATCCGCCACTTCTCAGGGACAGATGGATGA
- the efp gene encoding elongation factor P: MSSLQATRLRKGMLIKFNNDLCRILELHHITPGNKRGHVLCKMRDIRSGRLIDNKFRAEDDVERAVLDEHEMQFLYRDGDLFHFMNVETYEQVHLSGEVLGDNALYLLPEATIKVEFYESEPVGIELPLTVDLKVADTVPGIKGATASAQIKPATLETGLVVNVPSFINAGDLVRINTETGEYLGRS, translated from the coding sequence ATGAGCTCACTTCAAGCCACGCGCCTGCGCAAGGGCATGCTGATCAAGTTCAACAACGACCTGTGCCGGATCCTGGAGCTGCACCACATCACGCCGGGCAACAAGCGCGGCCACGTGCTCTGCAAGATGCGCGACATCCGCTCGGGCCGGCTGATCGACAACAAGTTCCGGGCCGAGGACGACGTGGAACGCGCCGTGCTGGACGAGCACGAGATGCAGTTCCTCTATCGCGACGGCGATCTCTTTCATTTCATGAACGTCGAGACCTACGAGCAGGTCCACCTCTCGGGCGAGGTGCTGGGCGACAACGCGCTCTACCTGCTGCCCGAGGCCACGATCAAGGTGGAGTTCTACGAGAGCGAGCCGGTCGGCATCGAGCTGCCGCTCACCGTCGACCTGAAGGTGGCCGACACGGTGCCGGGCATCAAGGGCGCGACCGCGTCGGCGCAGATCAAACCCGCCACGCTCGAAACGGGGCTCGTCGTGAACGTCCCGTCGTTCATCAACGCCGGCGACCTGGTCCGCATCAACACCGAGACGGGCGAGTATTTGGGGAGAAGCTAG
- the trpS gene encoding tryptophan--tRNA ligase: MSRPRVVSGMRPTGRLHLGHLVGALQNWNRLQREYDAYYFVADWHALTSEYAATTEIVAHAIDNVADWIGAGIDPARSTLFVQSLVPEHAELYLLLQMITPIPWLERVPTYKEQIEQLAERDLSNLGFLGYPLLQTADVIMYDAQYVPVGEDQVPHLELSREVVRRFHNLYGEVFVEPQPLLTPVPRLPGLDNRKMSKSYGNTIDLSDSADTVVRKVRQMYTDPKRVRADIPGEVEGNPVFVYHHAFNPDRDEVEDLERRYREGRVGDVEVKTKLAAAINAMLAPIRERREAALRRPGELRDLLVDGSAKARAVARETMARVRDAVKLKY; this comes from the coding sequence ATGAGCCGGCCTCGTGTCGTCTCCGGCATGCGGCCGACCGGGCGCCTCCATCTCGGCCACCTCGTCGGGGCGCTGCAGAACTGGAACCGGCTGCAGCGCGAGTACGACGCGTACTACTTCGTCGCCGACTGGCACGCGCTCACGAGCGAGTACGCGGCCACGACCGAGATCGTCGCGCACGCCATCGACAACGTGGCCGACTGGATCGGCGCCGGGATCGACCCCGCGAGGAGCACGCTCTTCGTGCAGTCGCTCGTGCCCGAACACGCCGAGCTGTACCTGCTGCTGCAGATGATCACGCCCATTCCGTGGCTGGAACGCGTGCCCACCTACAAGGAGCAGATCGAACAGCTCGCCGAGCGGGACTTGTCGAACCTGGGCTTCCTCGGCTATCCGTTGCTGCAGACGGCCGACGTCATCATGTACGACGCGCAGTACGTGCCGGTCGGCGAGGACCAGGTCCCGCACCTCGAGCTGTCGCGCGAGGTCGTTCGTCGATTCCACAATCTCTACGGCGAGGTGTTCGTCGAGCCGCAGCCGTTGCTCACGCCGGTGCCGCGGTTGCCGGGGCTCGACAACCGCAAGATGAGCAAGAGCTACGGCAACACCATCGACCTCTCCGACTCGGCCGACACCGTCGTTCGCAAGGTGCGGCAGATGTACACCGACCCGAAGCGCGTGCGCGCCGACATCCCGGGCGAAGTCGAGGGCAACCCGGTGTTCGTCTACCATCACGCGTTCAACCCGGATCGCGACGAGGTCGAGGACCTCGAGCGCCGCTATCGCGAAGGGCGGGTGGGCGACGTGGAGGTCAAGACGAAGCTCGCCGCGGCGATCAACGCGATGCTCGCGCCGATCCGCGAGCGCCGGGAGGCAGCGCTGCGCCGGCCGGGCGAGCTGCGCGATCTCCTCGTCGACGGCTCGGCGAAAGCGCGGGCCGTCGCCCGCGAGACCATGGCGCGCGTGCGCGACGCCGTCAAGCTGAAGTACTGA
- a CDS encoding Hsp20/alpha crystallin family protein — translation MPWDPMRDLLTMQERLESLFGHAAPGWVPPVDLAELDDRYVLTVELPGMDRSDIDIHFHDQRLTLRGERRCTAPGPERYQQLERGQGPFSRSFQFGTAVAGDHITASLADGILTVVVPKAQDVRRISVGT, via the coding sequence ATGCCCTGGGATCCGATGCGCGACCTGCTCACCATGCAGGAGCGACTCGAGAGCCTGTTCGGACACGCGGCGCCCGGCTGGGTGCCGCCTGTGGATTTGGCCGAGCTCGACGACCGCTACGTCCTCACCGTCGAGCTGCCCGGCATGGATCGCAGCGACATCGACATCCACTTCCACGACCAGCGACTGACGCTGCGCGGCGAGCGGCGCTGCACGGCGCCCGGCCCCGAGCGCTACCAGCAGCTCGAGCGCGGGCAGGGGCCGTTCTCGCGATCGTTCCAGTTCGGGACCGCAGTCGCGGGTGACCACATCACCGCCAGCCTCGCCGACGGCATCCTGACCGTCGTCGTGCCGAAGGCGCAGGACGTCCGCAGAATTTCGGTCGGCACCTAG
- a CDS encoding CDP-alcohol phosphatidyltransferase family protein: MTFTGAIGRACNYPLRLIIDLCVRLRIHPNILTFTGVLINIAAGWELASGRFLSAGAIMVGANVFDFIDGKVAVETGEVTKFGGFWDSVIDRFSDLALSVGLICLYSSLGRTDYVLITSIAMVFATMTSYTRARAESLIPKCKVGFMERPERIVLFMIGAFTNRMAAVMWVIGVLSIVTVVNRIQYTYLELKGRPQPRGSGLGGLFVRAFYWTDERATLAYDLWVIAILAFVWLTPPDWLADPTAAGGQGLVQWLRR; the protein is encoded by the coding sequence GTGACGTTCACTGGCGCCATCGGCCGAGCCTGCAACTACCCGCTGCGGCTCATCATCGATCTGTGCGTCCGCCTGCGGATCCACCCCAACATTCTGACGTTCACCGGCGTGCTCATCAACATCGCCGCCGGCTGGGAGCTGGCCAGCGGCCGGTTCCTCAGCGCCGGCGCGATCATGGTGGGCGCCAACGTCTTCGACTTCATCGACGGCAAGGTCGCGGTCGAGACCGGCGAGGTCACCAAGTTCGGCGGCTTCTGGGACTCGGTGATCGACCGCTTCTCCGACCTGGCGCTCTCGGTCGGGTTGATCTGCCTGTACTCGTCGCTCGGCCGCACCGACTACGTGCTCATCACCTCGATCGCGATGGTGTTCGCCACGATGACGAGCTACACGCGCGCGCGGGCGGAATCGCTGATTCCGAAGTGCAAGGTCGGGTTCATGGAGCGCCCCGAACGGATCGTGCTGTTCATGATCGGCGCCTTCACGAACCGCATGGCCGCGGTGATGTGGGTGATCGGCGTGCTCTCGATCGTCACGGTCGTCAACCGCATCCAGTACACGTATCTGGAGCTCAAAGGCCGGCCGCAGCCGCGAGGCTCCGGCCTCGGCGGCCTGTTCGTGCGCGCCTTCTACTGGACCGACGAGCGCGCCACGCTCGCCTACGATCTCTGGGTGATCGCGATCCTCGCCTTCGTCTGGCTCACGCCCCCCGACTGGCTCGCGGACCCGACCGCCGCCGGCGGCCAGGGGCTCGTGCAGTGGCTACGTCGCTGA
- a CDS encoding site-2 protease family protein, with protein sequence MPPIAEILPLFLVLILSLSVHEAAHAWTADRLGDPTARTLGRLTLNPLAHIDWIGTVLFPIVAMMSSLPLIGWAKPVPVNWHHLQAPRRDFATVALAGPASNLAIAAGAAALYAAADATAGGASRPAALFAQVASLNVFLAVFNLLPVPPLDGGNVLAGLVPEAAARLIDRLRPYGILILYAMMFTGVFHTVAWPVHRAIMGWLLP encoded by the coding sequence TTGCCGCCGATCGCCGAGATCCTCCCGCTCTTCCTGGTGCTGATCCTGTCGTTGTCCGTTCACGAGGCGGCGCACGCCTGGACGGCCGATCGGCTCGGCGATCCCACCGCGCGCACGCTCGGCCGCCTCACGCTGAATCCGCTCGCGCACATCGACTGGATCGGCACGGTGCTGTTCCCGATCGTCGCCATGATGTCGAGCCTCCCGCTGATTGGCTGGGCCAAGCCGGTGCCCGTCAACTGGCATCATCTCCAGGCGCCGCGGCGCGACTTCGCGACGGTCGCGCTCGCCGGGCCGGCCAGCAATCTGGCGATCGCGGCCGGGGCCGCCGCGCTGTACGCGGCCGCCGACGCGACGGCGGGCGGCGCGTCGCGGCCCGCCGCGCTCTTCGCGCAGGTCGCCTCGCTGAACGTGTTCCTCGCCGTGTTCAATCTGCTCCCGGTGCCGCCGCTCGACGGCGGCAACGTGCTCGCGGGCCTCGTGCCCGAGGCGGCCGCGCGCCTCATCGATCGGCTGCGCCCGTACGGCATCCTCATCCTGTACGCGATGATGTTCACCGGCGTGTTCCACACCGTTGCCTGGCCCGTGCACCGCGCGATCATGGGATGGCTGCTGCCATGA
- a CDS encoding DNA-3-methyladenine glycosylase, translating to MTPVAAHPASVVLPAAFYARPTLEVLDDIIGKVLVRDDGRTRTSGIIVEAEAYVGEDDPACHAACGPTARNAPLYGPPGRAYVYLNYGVHDLLNAVTEPAGRPAAVLLRAVAPLEGVEIMRARRRRTLVRRGHASSGRLDDHLLGRGPGNLTIALGVGRRLNGHDLAARPLTIEDRGIVPGALVRSPRIGIRVGTSVHWRCHWKGHLAVSGSNSRR from the coding sequence GTGACACCGGTCGCCGCACACCCCGCATCGGTCGTCCTGCCGGCCGCTTTCTACGCGCGGCCGACGCTCGAGGTGCTCGACGACATCATCGGCAAGGTGCTCGTGCGCGACGATGGCCGCACGCGCACGTCCGGCATCATCGTGGAGGCCGAGGCGTACGTCGGGGAAGACGATCCCGCCTGCCACGCCGCGTGCGGCCCGACCGCGCGCAACGCGCCGCTCTACGGGCCGCCCGGCCGCGCGTACGTCTACTTGAACTACGGCGTTCACGACCTGCTCAACGCGGTCACCGAGCCGGCCGGACGGCCGGCGGCGGTGCTGCTGCGCGCGGTCGCTCCGCTCGAGGGCGTCGAGATCATGCGCGCCCGCCGGCGCCGTACCCTGGTCCGACGGGGACACGCATCGTCGGGCCGCCTCGACGACCATCTGCTCGGCCGCGGGCCGGGCAACCTGACGATCGCGCTCGGCGTCGGCCGTCGTCTCAACGGCCACGACCTCGCCGCGCGGCCGCTCACGATCGAAGACCGGGGCATCGTGCCGGGTGCGCTCGTACGATCGCCGCGGATCGGCATCCGCGTCGGCACGTCGGTGCACTGGCGATGTCACTGGAAGGGGCACCTGGCCGTGTCCGGCAGCAACAGCCGCCGGTAA
- a CDS encoding segregation/condensation protein A: MADHAEPLEFDSVLGRYPVRLAVFEGPLDLLLHLIKKHEVNVYDIPVHLVTQQYLEYLDLMTDLNLDVAGEFLVMAATLIHIKSRMLLPRPDPAQEDPQEDPREALMRQLVEHQRFKAAAELLHEKEIQRSAQWGRPDGRVAEVLGEAPEPEIEVDLFSLMTAFRQVLERVRHRPRVVLPAEQLPIEKRIEQLMARLSDRDACGFEELFADVSSRGGMIVTFLALLEMIRLKVVRVFQQGTFGPIRVYKRSGVEGAPVFGAPGHV, from the coding sequence GTGGCCGATCACGCCGAGCCGCTCGAGTTCGATTCGGTCCTGGGCCGGTACCCGGTGCGCCTCGCGGTGTTCGAGGGGCCACTCGACCTGCTGCTGCACCTGATCAAGAAGCACGAGGTGAACGTCTACGACATCCCCGTGCACCTCGTCACGCAGCAGTACCTCGAGTACCTCGACCTGATGACGGACCTCAACCTCGACGTCGCCGGCGAGTTCCTCGTGATGGCCGCCACGCTCATCCACATCAAGTCGCGCATGCTGCTGCCGCGCCCGGACCCGGCGCAGGAAGATCCGCAGGAGGATCCGCGCGAGGCGCTGATGCGGCAGCTCGTCGAGCACCAGCGGTTCAAGGCGGCCGCCGAGCTGCTCCACGAGAAGGAGATTCAGCGGAGCGCGCAGTGGGGCCGGCCCGACGGGCGCGTGGCCGAGGTGCTGGGCGAAGCGCCCGAGCCGGAGATCGAGGTCGACCTGTTCAGCCTCATGACCGCGTTCCGGCAGGTGCTCGAGCGCGTCCGACACCGGCCGCGCGTGGTGCTGCCGGCCGAGCAACTGCCAATCGAGAAGCGCATCGAGCAGCTCATGGCGCGGCTCTCGGACCGCGACGCCTGCGGGTTCGAGGAGCTGTTCGCCGACGTGAGCTCGCGCGGCGGCATGATCGTGACGTTTCTGGCGCTGCTCGAGATGATCCGTTTGAAGGTCGTCCGCGTGTTCCAGCAGGGCACGTTCGGGCCCATCCGCGTCTATAAGCGCAGCGGCGTCGAGGGCGCGCCGGTGTTTGGAGCTCCCGGCCATGTCTGA
- the scpB gene encoding SMC-Scp complex subunit ScpB, producing the protein MSDLKAVIEALIFASPEPLTVKTLVRLLDGETAEDVTAAIEALKQDYERPGGLKVVEVAGGYQIVTRPDLHEWVRRLFHERTTQKLSVASLETLAVVAYKQPITAPEVAEIRGVNASGVIATLIERKLVKIVGRKQVVGRPFLYGTTREFLDRFGLNDLADLPKVEDMSELLGFDLPSGVGEAAPQTSLPFEPAEPATSDGPESVH; encoded by the coding sequence ATGTCTGACCTCAAAGCCGTCATCGAAGCGCTTATCTTCGCGTCCCCCGAGCCGCTCACGGTCAAGACGCTCGTCCGGCTGCTCGACGGCGAGACGGCCGAGGACGTGACGGCCGCGATCGAGGCGCTGAAGCAGGACTACGAGCGGCCGGGGGGCCTGAAGGTCGTCGAGGTCGCCGGCGGCTACCAGATCGTCACCCGCCCGGATCTGCACGAGTGGGTGCGCCGGCTGTTCCACGAGCGCACCACGCAGAAGCTGTCGGTCGCCTCGCTCGAGACGCTCGCGGTCGTCGCCTACAAGCAGCCGATCACCGCGCCGGAAGTGGCCGAGATCCGCGGCGTCAACGCGTCGGGCGTCATCGCCACGCTGATCGAGCGCAAGCTCGTGAAGATCGTCGGCCGCAAGCAGGTAGTCGGCCGTCCCTTCCTGTACGGGACGACGCGCGAGTTCCTCGATCGCTTCGGGCTGAACGACCTCGCGGATCTGCCGAAGGTCGAGGACATGTCGGAACTGCTCGGGTTCGATCTGCCGTCGGGCGTCGGCGAGGCGGCGCCGCAGACGTCGCTGCCGTTCGAGCCCGCGGAGCCGGCGACATCCGACGGCCCCGAGTCGGTGCATTGA